Proteins co-encoded in one Burkholderia ambifaria AMMD genomic window:
- a CDS encoding M24 family metallopeptidase has product MIDRLKYSFSGLPPYDACVADTQRGLSRVLDALRLDAVVVTSQDEYITEYLPRSNNPRYALSGFDGSAGCGIFLSAATAQALGVPPFVLFVDGRYHLQAERQCDPAHVRIEKLGMNVTIWQALGDWLVAHASRLARVGYDALRISVAQRDRLLEQTQPASLDWTSLVEREIDRAIALPGWVVERPIFELPDTMTGASVAQNLDALNRRLAAHTGAAPGKTAFFTCASDDLAYLLNSRGYHIPNVSSHLGFLFAVGAQVVLFLPEGCDRCPVELTSYPALQVIRRDFAELERFLASCAVDHVCYGFESVNCALVESVRRVWPHARHADFNPVEAMRASKTPAVLDRFRDAFARSSAAIAETMRWAKTGEPGRRHTEYDLARTINDAYGARSAVALTFPSIAANGANSAFAHYTTASAEVELTEGELVLLDSGAYYDAGFATDCTRVVLRRTRPETVAQPWQREIYTVALKACIKGLVTRFPKTATGGDVDAAVRQVCRDHGYDFGHGTGHGVGIHVHEGGVRFAPGAKYGLVPNAVISVEPGIYVPGKGGVRIENIVIVRADDDASDTVSFENIVTVGYDWDLIDVELLDDGERAYLRDYERVCVERGTQVTACPLL; this is encoded by the coding sequence ATGATCGATCGACTGAAATACAGCTTCTCCGGCCTTCCCCCGTATGACGCGTGCGTCGCCGATACGCAGCGCGGCCTGTCGCGCGTGCTCGACGCGCTGCGGCTCGACGCCGTGGTCGTCACGTCGCAGGACGAATACATCACCGAATATCTGCCGCGCAGCAACAACCCGCGCTACGCGCTGTCGGGCTTCGACGGCTCGGCCGGCTGCGGGATCTTCCTGAGCGCGGCGACCGCGCAGGCGCTCGGCGTGCCGCCGTTCGTGCTGTTCGTCGACGGCCGCTATCACCTGCAGGCCGAACGGCAGTGCGACCCGGCCCACGTGCGGATCGAGAAGCTCGGGATGAACGTGACGATCTGGCAGGCGCTGGGCGACTGGCTCGTCGCGCACGCGAGCCGGCTTGCGCGGGTCGGCTACGACGCGCTGCGGATCAGTGTCGCGCAGCGCGACCGGCTCCTCGAGCAGACGCAGCCCGCGTCGCTCGACTGGACGAGTCTCGTCGAGCGCGAGATCGACCGCGCGATCGCGCTGCCGGGCTGGGTGGTCGAGCGGCCGATCTTCGAGCTGCCGGACACGATGACCGGCGCGAGCGTCGCGCAGAACCTCGACGCGCTGAACCGCCGGCTCGCCGCGCACACCGGCGCGGCGCCCGGCAAGACGGCGTTCTTCACGTGCGCGTCGGACGATCTCGCGTATCTGCTGAACAGCCGCGGCTATCACATCCCGAACGTGTCGTCGCATCTGGGCTTCCTGTTCGCGGTCGGCGCGCAGGTCGTGCTGTTCCTGCCGGAAGGCTGCGACCGGTGCCCGGTCGAGCTGACGTCGTATCCGGCGCTGCAGGTGATCCGGCGCGACTTCGCCGAACTCGAGCGCTTCCTCGCGTCATGCGCGGTCGACCACGTGTGCTACGGCTTCGAATCGGTCAACTGCGCGCTGGTCGAGTCGGTGCGCCGCGTGTGGCCGCATGCGCGCCACGCCGATTTCAACCCGGTCGAGGCGATGCGGGCGAGCAAGACGCCGGCGGTGCTCGACCGCTTCCGCGACGCGTTCGCGCGCAGTTCGGCGGCGATCGCCGAAACGATGCGCTGGGCGAAGACCGGCGAGCCGGGGCGGCGCCATACCGAATACGACCTGGCCCGCACGATCAACGACGCGTACGGCGCGCGTTCGGCGGTCGCGCTGACGTTCCCGTCGATCGCGGCGAACGGCGCGAACAGCGCGTTCGCGCACTACACGACGGCGAGCGCCGAGGTCGAGCTGACGGAAGGCGAACTCGTGCTGCTCGACAGCGGCGCGTATTACGACGCCGGCTTCGCGACGGACTGCACGCGGGTCGTGCTGCGTCGCACGCGGCCGGAAACGGTCGCGCAGCCGTGGCAGCGCGAGATCTATACGGTCGCGCTGAAGGCCTGCATCAAGGGGCTCGTCACACGCTTTCCGAAGACGGCCACGGGCGGCGACGTCGATGCGGCGGTACGGCAGGTGTGCCGCGACCACGGCTACGATTTCGGCCACGGCACCGGGCATGGCGTCGGGATCCACGTCCACGAGGGCGGCGTGCGGTTCGCGCCGGGCGCGAAGTACGGGCTGGTGCCGAATGCGGTGATTTCGGTCGAGCCGGGCATCTACGTGCCGGGCAAGGGCGGCGTGCGGATCGAGAACATCGTGATCGTGCGCGCGGACGACGACGCATCGGACACCGTCTCGTTCGAGAACATCGTCACCGTCGGCTACGACTGGGACCTGATCGACGTCGAGCTGCTGGACGACGGCGAGCGCGCGTACCTGCGCGACTACGAACGGGTTTGCGTGGAACGCGGCACGCAGGTCACTGCGTGTCCGTTGCTGTAA
- a CDS encoding flagellar hook assembly protein FlgD, giving the protein MTSTSTTIGGNGTNVSNLPTDTMNTSNVSTTGTSASDLQATFLKLLVTQLQNQDPTSPVDSSQMTSQLAQINTVSGIAQLNTSLTSLSSQLAAGQQTQAALLIGTNVLAPGNGVAVKGGAASPFGVSLANDVSNLTITVKNSSGAVVNTINAGKQSAGTVPFNWTPTDAAGNALPDGKYTVSAQYTGSDGKTYAPTVLAAAQVQSVIKQADGTAGLVLSNGTTVGLTQVASIFPNTASSSTSDATTTN; this is encoded by the coding sequence ATGACATCCACCAGCACGACGATCGGCGGCAACGGCACCAACGTGTCGAACCTGCCGACCGACACGATGAACACCAGCAACGTGTCGACGACCGGCACGTCGGCGAGCGACCTGCAGGCGACGTTCCTGAAGCTGCTCGTCACGCAGTTGCAGAACCAGGATCCGACGAGCCCCGTCGACAGTTCGCAGATGACGTCGCAGCTCGCGCAGATCAACACGGTGAGCGGCATCGCGCAGCTGAACACGTCGCTCACGTCGCTGTCGAGCCAGCTCGCGGCCGGCCAGCAGACGCAGGCCGCGCTCCTGATCGGCACGAACGTGCTCGCGCCGGGCAACGGCGTCGCGGTGAAGGGCGGCGCGGCGTCGCCGTTCGGCGTGTCGCTCGCGAACGACGTGTCGAACCTGACGATCACCGTGAAGAACAGCTCGGGCGCCGTCGTCAACACGATCAACGCGGGCAAGCAGTCGGCCGGCACGGTGCCGTTCAACTGGACGCCGACCGACGCAGCGGGCAACGCGCTGCCGGACGGCAAGTACACCGTGAGCGCGCAGTACACGGGCAGCGACGGCAAGACGTATGCGCCGACCGTGCTCGCGGCCGCGCAGGTACAGAGCGTGATCAAGCAGGCGGACGGCACGGCGGGGCTCGTGCTGTCGAACGGCACGACCGTGGGGCTCACCCAGGTCGCGTCGATCTTCCCGAACACCGCATCGTCGTCGACCTCCGACGCCACCACCACCAACTGA
- the flgF gene encoding flagellar basal-body rod protein FlgF, with translation MDRLIYTAMTGASQSLDQQAIVANNLANASTTGFRAQLATYRAVPMNFGDGSTSDPTTTRTYVLASTPGADYAPGPITRTGNPLDVAVQGAGWLAVQTADGSEAYTRAGNLHVDENGQLVNASNLPVIGNGGPISVPPNAEVTIGKDGTVSALMPGDPPTAVAIVDQMKLVNPDPATLARGNDGLFRTADGNPADSDPSVVVTPNSLEGSNVNPVTAMVAMIDNARAFQLQSKLIQTADQNEQSANQLLNFS, from the coding sequence ATGGACCGACTGATCTACACGGCGATGACGGGCGCGTCGCAGTCGCTCGACCAGCAGGCGATCGTCGCGAACAACCTCGCGAACGCGTCGACGACGGGTTTTCGCGCGCAGCTCGCGACCTACCGTGCGGTGCCGATGAATTTCGGCGACGGCAGCACGAGCGATCCGACGACGACGCGCACCTACGTGCTCGCGTCGACGCCCGGCGCGGACTACGCGCCGGGTCCGATCACGCGCACCGGCAACCCGCTCGACGTCGCCGTGCAGGGCGCCGGCTGGCTGGCGGTGCAGACGGCCGACGGCAGCGAGGCGTACACGCGCGCCGGCAACCTGCACGTCGATGAAAACGGCCAGCTCGTCAACGCGAGCAACCTGCCGGTGATCGGCAACGGCGGCCCGATCTCGGTGCCGCCGAACGCGGAAGTGACGATCGGCAAGGACGGTACGGTGTCCGCGCTGATGCCGGGCGACCCGCCGACGGCGGTCGCGATCGTCGACCAGATGAAGCTCGTGAACCCCGATCCGGCCACGCTCGCGCGCGGCAACGACGGGCTGTTCCGCACCGCCGACGGCAATCCGGCCGACAGCGACCCGAGCGTGGTCGTCACGCCGAATTCGCTCGAAGGCAGCAACGTGAATCCGGTGACCGCGATGGTCGCGATGATCGACAACGCACGGGCGTTCCAGCTGCAGTCGAAGCTGATCCAGACGGCCGACCAGAACGAGCAGTCGGCGAACCAGCTGCTCAACTTCAGCTGA
- the flgM gene encoding flagellar biosynthesis anti-sigma factor FlgM, translating to MKIDSTPKPSPLASTGNGATRAQSGAASSSPAQAADAGSTGGDTTVNLSGLSGQLRSQSASGSADIDTALVQSIKDALNDGTLTIDVNKIADGVLNTARDLLQQQRSQGN from the coding sequence GTGAAGATCGATTCCACTCCGAAACCGAGCCCCCTCGCGTCGACCGGCAACGGCGCGACCCGCGCGCAATCCGGCGCGGCTTCGTCGTCGCCCGCGCAGGCGGCCGACGCTGGATCGACCGGCGGCGACACGACCGTGAACCTGTCGGGTCTGTCGGGCCAGCTGCGTTCGCAGTCGGCCTCGGGCAGCGCCGACATCGACACGGCCCTCGTCCAGTCGATCAAGGACGCGCTGAACGACGGCACGCTGACGATCGACGTGAACAAGATCGCCGACGGCGTATTGAATACCGCCCGCGACCTGCTGCAACAGCAGCGCTCGCAGGGCAACTGA
- the flgG gene encoding flagellar basal-body rod protein FlgG: protein MNRSLYIAATGMNAQQAQMDVISNNLANTSTNGFKASRAVFEDLLYQTIRQPGANSTQQTELPSGLQLGTGVQQVATERLYTQGGLTQTGNSKDVAINGAGFFQVLMPDGTNAYTRDGSFQTNAQGQLVTSSGYQILPAITVPQNAQSLTIGKDGVVSVTQPGSSNAVQIGSLQIATFINPAGLEAKGENLFAETTSSGAPNVAQPGLNGAGVLNQGYVEASNVNVVQELVNMIQTQRAYEINSKAVTTSDQMLQTVTQMKS from the coding sequence ATGAACCGTTCGCTCTACATTGCCGCCACCGGCATGAATGCGCAGCAGGCGCAGATGGACGTGATCTCGAACAACCTCGCGAACACCAGCACGAACGGCTTCAAGGCGTCGCGCGCGGTGTTCGAGGATCTGCTGTACCAGACCATCCGCCAGCCGGGCGCGAACTCGACGCAGCAGACCGAACTGCCGTCGGGCCTGCAGCTCGGCACCGGCGTGCAGCAGGTCGCGACCGAGCGCCTGTACACGCAGGGCGGCCTCACGCAGACCGGCAACTCGAAGGACGTCGCGATCAACGGCGCGGGCTTCTTCCAGGTGCTGATGCCGGACGGCACGAACGCGTACACGCGCGACGGCTCGTTCCAGACCAACGCGCAAGGCCAGCTCGTCACGTCGAGCGGCTACCAGATCCTGCCGGCGATCACCGTGCCGCAGAACGCGCAGTCGCTGACGATCGGCAAGGACGGCGTCGTGTCGGTCACGCAGCCGGGCTCGAGCAACGCGGTGCAGATTGGCTCGCTGCAGATCGCGACCTTCATCAACCCGGCCGGCCTCGAGGCGAAGGGCGAGAACCTGTTCGCCGAAACCACGTCGTCGGGCGCGCCGAACGTGGCGCAACCGGGCCTGAACGGCGCGGGCGTGCTCAATCAGGGCTATGTCGAGGCGTCGAACGTGAACGTCGTGCAGGAGCTCGTCAACATGATTCAGACGCAGCGTGCGTACGAGATCAACAGCAAGGCCGTGACGACGTCCGACCAGATGCTGCAGACCGTCACGCAGATGAAGAGCTAA
- the flgE gene encoding flagellar hook protein FlgE — MGYQQGLSGLAGASNALDVIGNNIANANTVGFKSSTAQFSDMYANSIATSVNTQIGIGTALSSVQQQFGQGTINTTNSSLDVAINGNGFFQMSNNGVTTYSRDGTFQRDKNGYIVNAQGLNLMGYLADKNGVVNTAQTVPLQAPTTNISPTATTKITGQFNLNSQDKVPTKTPFDATDTSTYNYSTSVQVYDSLGGSQAVNMYFVKSAAGTWEAYAGVQGGATTDLGTVTFDSSGAIKSTTTGTPAVPTTSVGQFQFTVPTTDGSTTPQPLTLDLTGTTQFGGKDGVNNLAQDGYASGTLTTFSIGADGKLTGNYSNGQTAVLGQIAIANFNNPNGLVNLGGNQYAETAASGVPQISAPGSTNHGTLQGSALENSNVDLTSQLVNLITAQRNYQANAQTIKTQQTVDQTLINL; from the coding sequence ATGGGTTATCAACAGGGTCTGAGCGGCCTCGCCGGCGCATCGAACGCGCTCGACGTGATCGGCAACAACATCGCCAACGCGAACACGGTCGGCTTCAAGTCGAGCACCGCGCAGTTCTCCGACATGTACGCGAACTCGATCGCGACGTCGGTCAACACGCAGATCGGCATCGGCACGGCGCTCTCGTCGGTGCAGCAGCAGTTCGGCCAGGGCACGATCAACACGACGAACTCGTCGCTCGACGTCGCGATCAACGGCAACGGCTTCTTCCAGATGTCGAACAACGGCGTGACGACGTACTCGCGCGACGGCACGTTCCAGCGCGACAAGAACGGCTACATCGTCAACGCGCAGGGCCTGAACCTGATGGGCTACCTGGCCGACAAGAACGGCGTGGTGAACACCGCGCAGACCGTGCCGCTGCAGGCGCCGACGACCAACATCTCGCCGACCGCCACGACCAAGATCACCGGCCAGTTCAACCTGAACTCGCAGGACAAGGTCCCGACCAAGACGCCGTTCGACGCGACCGACACCTCGACGTACAACTATTCGACGTCGGTGCAGGTGTACGACTCGCTCGGCGGCTCGCAGGCGGTCAACATGTACTTCGTGAAGTCGGCGGCGGGCACCTGGGAAGCGTATGCGGGCGTGCAGGGCGGCGCCACGACCGACCTCGGCACCGTCACGTTCGATTCGTCGGGCGCGATCAAGAGCACGACGACGGGCACGCCGGCCGTGCCGACCACGTCGGTCGGCCAGTTCCAGTTCACGGTGCCGACCACCGACGGCTCGACCACGCCGCAGCCGCTCACGCTCGACCTGACCGGCACCACGCAATTCGGCGGCAAGGACGGCGTGAACAACCTCGCGCAGGACGGCTACGCGAGCGGCACGCTGACGACCTTCTCGATCGGCGCGGACGGCAAGCTGACCGGCAACTACTCGAACGGCCAGACGGCGGTGCTCGGGCAGATCGCGATCGCGAACTTCAACAACCCGAACGGCCTCGTGAACCTCGGCGGCAACCAGTACGCGGAAACGGCCGCATCGGGCGTGCCGCAGATCTCGGCGCCGGGCAGCACCAACCACGGCACGCTGCAGGGCAGCGCGCTCGAGAACTCGAACGTCGACCTGACGTCGCAGCTCGTCAACCTGATCACCGCGCAGCGCAACTACCAGGCGAACGCGCAGACGATCAAGACGCAGCAGACCGTCGACCAGACGCTCATCAACCTGTAA
- a CDS encoding flagella synthesis protein FlgN, protein MREELLATVNDEHATVEAFASLLAYEEKALTTPEPLDMLPGIVEKKSVLIDRLAQLERTRDTQLSALGFPAGKKGMDQAAERDARLAGRWQLLLQAAERARQANATNGMLIRIRMDYNERALAVLRSAPAPAGVYGPDGRVSALMR, encoded by the coding sequence ATGAGAGAAGAGCTGCTGGCCACGGTCAACGACGAACACGCGACGGTCGAAGCGTTCGCGTCCCTGCTCGCCTACGAGGAAAAGGCGCTCACGACACCGGAGCCGCTCGACATGCTGCCCGGCATCGTCGAGAAGAAGAGCGTGCTGATCGATCGGCTCGCGCAGCTCGAGCGCACGCGCGACACGCAGCTGTCCGCGCTCGGCTTTCCGGCCGGCAAGAAAGGCATGGACCAGGCCGCCGAGCGCGATGCTCGCCTCGCCGGCCGCTGGCAGTTGCTGCTGCAGGCCGCCGAACGCGCGCGCCAGGCCAATGCGACCAACGGGATGCTGATCCGGATCCGGATGGACTACAACGAGCGCGCGCTCGCGGTGCTGCGCTCGGCCCCCGCGCCAGCCGGCGTCTACGGGCCCGACGGGCGCGTGTCGGCGCTGATGCGCTGA
- a CDS encoding flagellar basal body P-ring protein FlgI, with the protein MPQPLFHRLSSRAQAVARIAAALVLAACAFGAPGAHAERLKDLAQIQGVRDNPLIGYGLVVGLDGTGDQTMQTPFTTQTLANMLANLGISINNGSANGGPSSLSNMQLKNVAAVMVTATLPPFARPGEALDVTVSSLGNAKSLRGGTLLLTPLKGADGQVYALAQGNMAVGGAGASANGSRVQVNQLAAGRIVGGAIVERAVPNAIAQMNGVLQLQLNDMDYGTAQRIVSAVNSSFGPGTATALDGRTIQLAAPADSAQQVAFMARLQNLDVSPDKAAAKVILNARTGSIVMNQMVTLQSCAVAHGNLSVVVNTQPVVSQPGPFSNGQTVVAQQSQIQLKQDNGALKMVTAGANLADVVKALNSLGATPADLMSILQAMKAAGALRADLEVI; encoded by the coding sequence ATGCCGCAGCCTCTTTTCCATCGACTGTCATCCCGCGCGCAGGCCGTCGCGCGGATCGCCGCCGCGCTCGTGCTGGCAGCCTGCGCGTTCGGCGCGCCGGGCGCGCATGCGGAACGCCTGAAGGATCTCGCGCAGATCCAGGGCGTGCGCGACAACCCGCTGATCGGCTATGGCCTCGTCGTCGGCCTCGACGGCACGGGCGACCAGACGATGCAGACGCCGTTCACGACGCAGACGCTCGCGAACATGCTCGCGAACCTCGGCATCTCGATCAACAATGGGTCGGCCAACGGCGGCCCGTCGTCGTTGAGCAACATGCAGCTGAAGAACGTCGCGGCCGTGATGGTGACCGCCACGCTGCCGCCGTTCGCGCGGCCGGGCGAGGCGCTCGACGTGACCGTGTCGTCGCTCGGCAACGCGAAGAGCCTGCGCGGCGGCACGCTGCTGCTCACGCCGCTCAAGGGCGCGGACGGGCAGGTGTATGCGCTCGCGCAGGGCAACATGGCGGTCGGCGGCGCGGGCGCGAGTGCGAACGGCAGCCGCGTCCAGGTGAACCAGCTCGCGGCCGGCCGGATCGTCGGCGGTGCGATCGTCGAGCGCGCGGTGCCGAACGCGATCGCGCAGATGAACGGCGTGCTGCAGCTGCAGCTGAACGACATGGACTACGGCACCGCGCAGCGGATCGTGTCCGCGGTCAATTCGAGCTTCGGCCCGGGCACCGCGACGGCGCTCGACGGCCGCACGATCCAGCTCGCCGCGCCGGCGGATTCCGCGCAGCAGGTCGCGTTCATGGCGCGCCTGCAGAACCTCGACGTGAGTCCGGACAAGGCCGCCGCGAAGGTCATCCTGAACGCGCGTACCGGCTCGATCGTGATGAACCAGATGGTGACGCTGCAAAGCTGCGCGGTCGCGCACGGCAACCTGTCGGTGGTCGTCAACACGCAGCCGGTGGTGTCGCAGCCCGGGCCGTTCTCGAACGGGCAGACGGTGGTCGCGCAGCAGTCGCAGATCCAGTTGAAGCAGGACAACGGGGCGCTCAAGATGGTGACGGCCGGCGCGAACCTCGCCGACGTCGTGAAGGCACTGAACTCGCTAGGCGCGACGCCGGCGGACCTGATGTCGATCCTGCAGGCGATGAAGGCGGCCGGCGCACTGCGCGCCGATCTTGAGGTGATCTAA
- the flgH gene encoding flagellar basal body L-ring protein FlgH — translation MKQVRLLPPAPVRAVCALAVAALAGCAQIPRDPIIQQPMTAQPPMPMSMQAPGSIYNPGYAGRPLFEDQRPRNIGDILTIMIAENINATKSSGANTNRQGNTDFSVPTAGFLGGLFAKANMSAAGANKFAATGGASAANTFNGTITVTVTNVLPNGNLVVSGEKQMLINQGNEFVRFSGVVNPNTISGANSVYSTQVADAKIEYSSKGYINEAETMGWLQRFFLNIAPW, via the coding sequence ATGAAGCAGGTTCGCCTCCTCCCGCCAGCCCCCGTGCGCGCCGTGTGCGCGCTCGCGGTGGCCGCGCTCGCCGGCTGCGCGCAGATTCCGCGCGATCCGATCATCCAGCAGCCGATGACGGCGCAGCCGCCGATGCCCATGTCGATGCAGGCGCCCGGCTCGATCTACAACCCGGGCTACGCGGGCCGGCCGCTGTTCGAAGACCAGCGGCCGCGCAACATCGGCGACATCCTGACGATCATGATCGCGGAGAACATCAACGCGACCAAGTCGTCGGGGGCGAACACCAACCGGCAGGGCAACACCGACTTCAGCGTGCCGACGGCCGGCTTCCTCGGCGGGCTGTTCGCGAAGGCGAACATGTCGGCGGCCGGCGCCAACAAGTTCGCGGCGACGGGCGGCGCGAGTGCCGCGAACACGTTCAACGGCACGATCACCGTGACCGTCACCAACGTGCTGCCGAACGGCAACCTCGTCGTCAGCGGCGAGAAGCAGATGCTGATCAACCAGGGCAACGAGTTCGTGCGCTTCTCGGGGGTCGTCAACCCGAACACGATCTCGGGCGCGAACTCGGTCTACTCGACGCAGGTCGCCGACGCGAAGATCGAATACTCGTCGAAGGGCTATATCAACGAAGCCGAGACGATGGGCTGGCTGCAGCGCTTCTTCCTCAACATCGCACCGTGGTGA
- the flgB gene encoding flagellar basal body rod protein FlgB → MLDKLDAEFAFGRQALDVRAYRQELLSSNIANADTPGYQARDVDFASTLARSLKQAHGGLAPSNAAQLPMAQPAGVASGMTMVSTAPGHMAGTAKLIPTGGPADDYGRSQYRMPLQPSLDGNTVDLDVERVQFANNALHYETGMTVMTQQIKAMIAAISTNS, encoded by the coding sequence ATGCTGGACAAACTCGATGCCGAATTCGCGTTCGGCCGCCAGGCGCTCGACGTGCGCGCCTATCGGCAGGAACTGCTGTCGTCGAACATCGCGAACGCCGACACGCCGGGCTATCAGGCCCGCGACGTCGATTTCGCGTCGACCCTCGCGCGCTCGCTGAAGCAGGCCCACGGCGGCCTCGCGCCGAGCAATGCCGCGCAGCTGCCGATGGCGCAGCCGGCCGGCGTGGCGAGCGGGATGACGATGGTGTCGACGGCGCCGGGCCACATGGCCGGCACCGCGAAGCTGATTCCGACGGGCGGCCCGGCCGACGACTACGGTCGTTCGCAGTACCGGATGCCGCTGCAGCCGTCGCTCGACGGCAACACGGTCGATCTCGACGTCGAGCGCGTGCAGTTCGCGAACAACGCGCTGCACTACGAAACCGGGATGACCGTGATGACCCAGCAGATCAAGGCGATGATCGCCGCGATCTCGACGAACTCGTAA
- the flgC gene encoding flagellar basal body rod protein FlgC encodes MPSLMNIFGVAGSALSAQSQRLNVTASNLANADSATGPDGKPYKAKQVVFATDPMGGARTASGQGVGGVRVTKVMDDPSPMKSTYDPANPSADANGYVQMPNVDPVQEMVNMISASRSYQANVETLNTAKTLMLKTLTIGS; translated from the coding sequence ATGCCCTCGTTGATGAACATCTTCGGCGTCGCCGGTTCGGCGCTGTCCGCGCAATCGCAGCGCCTGAACGTCACCGCGTCGAACCTCGCGAACGCCGACAGCGCGACCGGCCCCGACGGCAAGCCGTACAAGGCCAAGCAGGTCGTGTTCGCGACCGACCCGATGGGCGGCGCGCGCACCGCGTCCGGCCAGGGCGTGGGCGGCGTGCGCGTGACGAAGGTGATGGACGATCCGTCGCCGATGAAGTCGACCTACGACCCGGCGAACCCGTCGGCCGACGCGAACGGCTACGTGCAGATGCCGAACGTCGATCCGGTGCAGGAGATGGTGAACATGATCTCGGCGTCGCGCTCGTACCAGGCCAACGTCGAGACGCTGAATACCGCGAAGACGCTGATGCTCAAGACGCTGACGATCGGCTCGTAA
- the flgA gene encoding flagellar basal body P-ring formation chaperone FlgA: protein MTGSALRGNDGRRTRVPRAFALAAALWLAVPAAHADDGMIVIPGRGETAETALAHANAASGGQFGGNAGMAVGAASGAASGTVPGAGTASGVGIAPGAGMAMATGAGGTAAAAYAAQPAGSMVVTSVPPPAAVPAPAPRPVYAAARMNTAARMNTGYGAPRAADPGAVATVVAGTAESASNPASNPARAAIAPRVAAARPLPAAPAPRAPTAATTAAQASAAPQPATPPGQQDPDAIRRTALAFLQQQIAGLPGKTTATVATAFPRGLAACTTLEPFLPTGARLWGRTTVGVRCAGERPWTVYLQAKVAVQATYYVAARQIAPGEPLTVADLVARDGDLTVLPLAVITDPAQAVGATALARISAGLPLRQDMLKSAASVSAGQTVRVVAAGPGFTISAEGSALANAAPGQSIRVRMAAGQIVTAIVKDAGTVEIPL, encoded by the coding sequence ATGACAGGCAGCGCACTTCGCGGAAACGACGGACGCCGGACGCGCGTGCCGCGTGCGTTCGCGCTCGCCGCGGCGCTGTGGCTCGCGGTGCCGGCGGCACACGCGGACGACGGGATGATCGTGATCCCCGGACGCGGCGAGACGGCCGAGACGGCGCTCGCGCATGCGAATGCGGCGAGCGGCGGGCAGTTTGGGGGGAATGCGGGGATGGCGGTGGGTGCGGCGTCGGGCGCGGCGTCGGGAACGGTGCCGGGAGCGGGAACGGCGTCTGGCGTGGGCATAGCGCCGGGAGCGGGCATGGCGATGGCGACCGGTGCGGGCGGCACTGCCGCGGCTGCCTACGCGGCGCAGCCGGCCGGCTCGATGGTCGTGACGAGCGTTCCTCCGCCGGCTGCCGTGCCGGCGCCCGCACCGCGGCCCGTCTACGCGGCCGCACGCATGAACACCGCCGCACGCATGAACACCGGTTACGGCGCGCCGCGCGCCGCCGATCCGGGCGCCGTCGCGACCGTCGTCGCCGGTACGGCCGAATCCGCGTCGAATCCCGCATCGAATCCGGCGCGAGCGGCGATTGCCCCGCGCGTCGCGGCAGCGCGCCCCCTCCCGGCCGCACCGGCCCCGCGCGCGCCGACGGCTGCCACCACCGCGGCCCAGGCTTCCGCCGCGCCCCAGCCGGCGACGCCGCCCGGCCAGCAGGACCCCGACGCGATCCGGCGCACGGCCCTCGCGTTCCTCCAGCAACAGATCGCCGGCCTGCCGGGCAAGACCACCGCGACCGTCGCGACCGCGTTTCCGCGCGGGCTCGCCGCGTGCACGACGCTCGAGCCGTTCCTGCCGACCGGCGCGCGCCTGTGGGGCCGCACGACGGTCGGCGTGCGCTGCGCGGGCGAACGGCCGTGGACCGTCTACCTGCAGGCGAAGGTTGCCGTGCAAGCCACCTATTACGTCGCCGCGCGGCAGATCGCGCCCGGCGAGCCGCTCACCGTGGCCGACCTCGTCGCGCGCGACGGCGACCTGACGGTGCTGCCGCTCGCGGTGATCACCGATCCCGCTCAGGCGGTCGGCGCGACCGCGCTGGCCCGGATCTCGGCCGGGCTGCCGCTGCGCCAGGACATGCTGAAGAGCGCCGCGTCGGTGTCGGCCGGCCAGACGGTGCGGGTCGTCGCGGCCGGGCCCGGCTTCACGATCTCGGCCGAGGGCAGCGCGCTCGCGAACGCGGCGCCGGGCCAGTCGATACGGGTCAGGATGGCCGCGGGGCAAATCGTCACGGCGATCGTCAAGGACGCCGGGACCGTGGAAATTCCGCTGTAG